A genome region from Dendrosporobacter quercicolus includes the following:
- a CDS encoding hydroxymethylglutaryl-CoA synthase family protein, translating to MMMIPVGIEAMNVFGGTAYLDVMRLAQHRQLDTTRFENLLMKEKAVALPYEDPVTYGVNAAKPLIDSLSEAEKDRIELLITCTESGIDFGKSLSTYIHQYLGLNRNCRLFEIKQACYSGTAGFQMAVNFILSQVSPGAKALVITTDISRFMVVDGGEALTADWSFAEPSGGAGAVAILVSEAPYVFQVDVGANGYYGYEVMDTCRPVPDSEAGDADLSLLSYLDCCEQAFEEYQKRVTGVDYRETFHYLGFHTPFGGMVKGAHRTMMRKMSQAKPAEIDEDFQQRVVPGLLYCQRVGNIMGGTVFLSLASTIDNGRFDTLKRIGCFSYGSGCCSEFYSGVATAQGQERQRRFGIEKQLNERYQLSMQEYEDLLRGSGVVKFGTRNAKLDFELVPGVLASGKGKERLYLDEIREFHRQYRWLS from the coding sequence ATGATGATGATTCCAGTAGGAATTGAAGCGATGAATGTTTTTGGCGGTACAGCCTATTTAGATGTAATGAGGCTCGCTCAACATCGCCAATTGGATACGACCAGATTTGAGAATCTGTTAATGAAAGAAAAGGCTGTTGCCCTGCCCTATGAAGATCCGGTCACCTATGGGGTCAATGCGGCCAAGCCATTAATCGACTCGCTTTCGGAAGCAGAGAAAGACCGGATTGAGCTATTAATTACCTGCACCGAATCGGGCATTGATTTTGGAAAATCACTGAGTACGTATATTCATCAATACTTGGGTCTCAACCGGAACTGCCGTCTATTTGAAATCAAGCAAGCCTGCTATTCAGGCACTGCCGGATTTCAGATGGCGGTTAATTTTATTTTGTCGCAGGTTTCACCAGGCGCCAAAGCCCTGGTGATAACCACGGATATTTCAAGGTTTATGGTCGTTGACGGGGGAGAGGCGTTGACCGCCGACTGGTCCTTCGCAGAGCCAAGCGGCGGCGCAGGCGCAGTAGCCATTCTGGTCAGTGAAGCTCCCTATGTGTTTCAGGTGGATGTAGGAGCCAACGGTTATTATGGCTATGAAGTGATGGATACGTGCCGGCCGGTCCCGGACAGCGAGGCCGGCGATGCGGATTTATCCCTATTGTCATACCTGGATTGCTGCGAGCAGGCCTTTGAGGAATACCAAAAACGGGTAACCGGCGTAGACTACCGGGAGACCTTTCATTACCTTGGCTTTCACACGCCTTTTGGCGGCATGGTAAAAGGCGCGCATCGTACGATGATGCGCAAGATGAGCCAGGCTAAGCCTGCAGAGATTGATGAGGATTTCCAGCAGCGGGTAGTACCGGGATTGCTCTACTGCCAGCGGGTGGGAAACATCATGGGCGGCACCGTATTCCTGTCTTTGGCGAGCACGATCGATAACGGTCGGTTTGATACGCTCAAGCGTATCGGTTGTTTTTCCTACGGATCGGGTTGTTGTTCCGAGTTTTATAGCGGCGTCGCCACGGCGCAAGGTCAGGAGCGCCAGCGCCGCTTTGGGATCGAGAAGCAATTAAACGAACGCTATCAATTGTCCATGCAGGAGTACGAGGACTTACTGCGCGGCAGCGGCGTAGTCAAATTCGGCACTCGCAATGCCAAGCTGGATTTTGAGCTGGTTCCCGGTGTTTTGGCTTCAGGCAAAGGAAAGGAGCGGTTATATCTGGACGAAATTCGTGAGTTTCACCGGCAATACAGGTGGCTGTCATGA
- a CDS encoding enoyl-CoA hydratase/isomerase encodes MSYQTIRVRWQEPVCFLQLYRPESNNTINSRLIEECRQALELCEESITVVVLEGLPEVFCFGADFQEMHRQMASGLQNEQRPEPLYELWLKLATGPYITISHVRGKANAGGVGFAAASDMVLADETAQFSLSELLFGLLPACVLPFLIRRIGYQKANYLTLMTQPVSVQQAHHWGLVDACEVQSEALLRKHLLRLRRLPKAGISRYKRYVNQLDASLQQSKSFALAANLEVFSDSRNRERIYRYVETGHFPWED; translated from the coding sequence ATGAGTTATCAGACCATTCGGGTTCGTTGGCAGGAACCGGTGTGTTTTTTGCAGCTTTATCGTCCTGAGAGCAATAATACCATCAATAGCCGCCTGATTGAGGAATGCCGTCAGGCGCTGGAATTATGTGAAGAATCGATTACTGTCGTCGTGTTAGAGGGTTTGCCTGAGGTTTTTTGCTTTGGGGCTGATTTTCAGGAGATGCACCGGCAAATGGCCAGCGGACTACAAAATGAGCAGAGGCCGGAGCCTTTATATGAGCTTTGGCTGAAATTAGCGACCGGACCGTACATTACCATATCCCATGTCCGGGGCAAGGCCAATGCCGGCGGGGTCGGCTTTGCCGCCGCCAGTGATATGGTGCTGGCTGATGAGACCGCACAATTTAGTTTGTCGGAACTGCTGTTCGGGCTTTTGCCGGCTTGCGTTTTGCCGTTTCTCATTCGGCGGATTGGCTACCAGAAAGCCAATTATTTGACGCTGATGACCCAGCCGGTTTCGGTTCAGCAGGCACATCACTGGGGCTTGGTGGATGCCTGTGAGGTTCAGAGTGAAGCTTTGCTGCGCAAGCATTTGCTGCGGCTTAGACGTTTGCCCAAAGCAGGTATTTCGCGCTATAAACGGTACGTGAACCAACTGGATGCTTCGCTCCAGCAGTCAAAGTCATTCGCTTTGGCCGCCAATCTGGAGGTTTTTTCCGACTCTCGCAACCGTGAGCGGATTTATCGGTATGTGGAAACAGGACACTTTCCCTGGGAGGATTGA
- a CDS encoding polyketide synthase, giving the protein MTQSVVNVQQIEPGIVKVTMQERVHKNTFSDELTIGLIEAFAAIQANASYKVVILTGYDSYFASGGTQEGLLAIHKGKVNFTETNLYSLALECKIPVISAMQGHGIGGGLALGLFADFVILSRESVYTTNFMKYGFTPGMGATYILPKKLGFSLAEEMLLNAGNYRGAELEKRGIPFPVLPRGEVLNYALELARQIAEKPRLSLITLKDHLVSSIRAELSKVIEQELVMHDHTFHQPEVKERIIALFGK; this is encoded by the coding sequence ATGACACAATCTGTGGTGAATGTACAGCAAATCGAACCGGGCATCGTCAAAGTAACCATGCAGGAGCGGGTACATAAAAACACATTCTCCGATGAATTAACCATTGGCCTTATCGAAGCGTTTGCGGCAATCCAGGCCAATGCAAGCTATAAAGTAGTGATTCTGACCGGATATGACAGCTATTTTGCATCAGGTGGAACCCAGGAGGGATTATTGGCTATTCATAAAGGCAAGGTCAATTTTACTGAGACCAACCTCTACAGTCTGGCTTTAGAGTGTAAGATCCCGGTCATTTCCGCCATGCAGGGCCATGGGATCGGTGGAGGTTTGGCTTTAGGTTTGTTTGCCGATTTTGTTATATTGAGCCGGGAAAGTGTTTATACGACCAATTTCATGAAATACGGGTTTACGCCGGGAATGGGCGCCACCTATATTTTACCTAAGAAATTGGGGTTTAGCCTGGCGGAAGAAATGTTGCTGAACGCTGGTAATTACCGCGGCGCTGAACTTGAAAAACGTGGAATTCCCTTTCCGGTTCTGCCCAGGGGGGAAGTATTGAATTATGCTCTTGAACTGGCCCGGCAAATCGCTGAAAAACCACGACTTTCATTGATCACGCTGAAAGATCATTTGGTTTCGTCCATCCGGGCGGAGCTTTCCAAGGTGATTGAACAAGAACTGGTCATGCATGATCATACGTTTCACCAGCCGGAGGTTAAAGAACGGATTATCGCCTTATTTGGCAAGTAA
- a CDS encoding transcription termination/antitermination NusG family protein, translating into MDEWYVFRTISGKEETTSLICKKMFSQCKIINPKRKVYWRKSGNTITTIRPLFEGYLFAATDRKNIEEFDYLLRKHRMGIGWLVYSAGSLLPIFPEEKQLIQKLIGNEGIVEISEVKKVQNQIQIVNGPLLGLEGIVTNYSRRNRRVTVEVPILQEKKQIELGGILVNPNRPG; encoded by the coding sequence TTGGACGAGTGGTATGTTTTTCGCACCATAAGTGGAAAAGAAGAAACAACCTCATTGATATGCAAAAAAATGTTTTCACAATGTAAAATTATTAATCCCAAAAGAAAAGTCTATTGGCGAAAAAGCGGCAATACGATAACCACCATCAGGCCCTTGTTTGAAGGATACTTATTCGCAGCAACAGACAGAAAAAACATTGAAGAGTTTGATTATCTGTTACGTAAGCACAGAATGGGTATTGGTTGGCTGGTTTACAGTGCAGGCTCTCTGCTGCCCATATTCCCTGAAGAAAAGCAGTTAATTCAAAAACTGATAGGCAATGAAGGAATTGTTGAGATCAGCGAAGTAAAAAAGGTTCAAAATCAAATTCAAATTGTCAATGGGCCGTTGTTAGGCTTGGAGGGAATCGTAACAAACTATTCTCGCCGAAACCGGCGCGTTACGGTAGAAGTTCCCATATTGCAAGAGAAAAAACAGATTGAACTGGGCGGTATCTTAGTAAACCCTAATAGGCCGGGTTGA